A genome region from Corynebacterium uberis includes the following:
- the thyX gene encoding FAD-dependent thymidylate synthase — MSLRADVVAVSRFILPPDVQWAPDESASGPEALIEFAGRTRAQTFHRPNPRTASTHDYVRHVVEVGSERLFEHATATVLIRGISGLAAAQLHTHRMLSITELSAAHGDVGAAPVVVPPQIAADPQLNELFSRCVADARFAYGELLDALSETSQESPGEHNAVVSALRAQAAARAVLPGAWATQLVVTANFRTWRRLLASWLGGHADAELRELAGLILAGLSAQAPDAFADLAGGSQTYPS, encoded by the coding sequence GTGAGTCTGCGCGCGGATGTCGTGGCGGTGTCGCGGTTCATTCTTCCTCCGGATGTGCAGTGGGCGCCGGATGAGTCAGCCAGCGGGCCTGAGGCGCTCATTGAGTTCGCCGGGCGCACGCGCGCGCAGACGTTCCACCGGCCCAACCCACGCACGGCGAGCACGCATGACTACGTGCGCCATGTGGTCGAGGTCGGCTCGGAGCGGCTGTTTGAACACGCCACCGCGACGGTGCTCATCCGGGGTATCTCTGGGCTCGCGGCCGCGCAGCTGCACACCCACCGGATGCTCAGCATTACAGAGCTTTCCGCGGCGCATGGTGACGTGGGCGCCGCGCCCGTGGTGGTCCCGCCGCAGATTGCTGCCGACCCGCAGCTCAACGAGCTGTTTTCGCGCTGCGTCGCCGACGCACGGTTTGCCTATGGGGAGCTTCTCGACGCCCTGAGCGAGACGTCCCAGGAATCTCCCGGTGAGCACAATGCTGTCGTCTCCGCGTTGCGGGCTCAGGCCGCGGCCCGGGCGGTCCTCCCGGGGGCGTGGGCTACGCAGCTAGTGGTGACCGCCAACTTCCGCACCTGGCGCCGGCTGTTGGCCTCCTGGCTGGGCGGGCACGCGGATGCAGAACTGCGCGAGCTTGCCGGCCTGATCCTCGCCGGGCTGAGCGCGCAGGCGCCCGACGCGTTTGCGGACCTAGCTGGCGGTAGCCAGACGTATCCGTCCTAG
- a CDS encoding TIGR03085 family metal-binding protein, producing MSFSGAERSKLRDLFLALGPDAPTLCEGWTTRDLAVHLLVRETRPDAALGMFLPPARGHLAAVTRTQAARDYEDVVRQWGAGPGRFNPVRLVDGAMNAAEHFVHHEDVRRGGVMRGEPLAESREFSAVVTRQLQDLVARMAPLLLRKSRSSVVLCPPAGVPIVAARSTGVARRGDDVVRVSGEAGELLLWAFGRDAVRVSIEGDESAVVRSAI from the coding sequence ATGTCTTTCTCCGGAGCTGAGCGCAGCAAGCTGCGCGATCTTTTTTTAGCCCTCGGGCCCGACGCACCCACGCTGTGTGAGGGGTGGACCACCCGGGACCTCGCAGTGCACTTGCTCGTGCGGGAGACGCGCCCTGATGCCGCACTCGGGATGTTTCTGCCGCCTGCGCGCGGGCACTTAGCGGCGGTCACGCGCACGCAGGCGGCGCGTGATTATGAAGACGTGGTGCGCCAGTGGGGGGCGGGCCCGGGCCGCTTCAATCCCGTTCGGCTGGTGGACGGCGCGATGAACGCTGCCGAGCATTTTGTTCACCATGAGGATGTTCGCCGCGGCGGGGTCATGCGCGGCGAGCCCTTGGCGGAGTCGCGCGAGTTCAGCGCGGTGGTCACCCGCCAGCTGCAGGATCTGGTGGCCCGGATGGCGCCGTTGCTGTTGCGCAAGTCGCGCTCTTCGGTGGTGCTGTGCCCGCCGGCGGGGGTTCCTATTGTGGCGGCGCGTTCAACCGGGGTGGCGCGCCGTGGTGATGACGTGGTGCGCGTGTCCGGGGAGGCCGGTGAGCTGCTGCTGTGGGCCTTTGGCCGCGATGCGGTGCGGGTGAGCATCGAGGGGGATGAGTCCGCCGTCGTGCGCTCGGCTATCTGA
- a CDS encoding DNA translocase FtsK — MSATSSPSRKNRPSSARPAGSSRARSGAAKAAHTRVLNAQETAVYPATSAFRAAGSSQERTGSALRAVGSGIGSLFGATASGFAKVTRRSPRHDELAEDADHSPVAQAAEPRPARRRRAREQPEEQQKEQPEQQAEGSQSGTDFVSQHSDGLGLILLGVAVVLAGSVWFHVAGPVGRGIATAVHVTIGAGAYIAPIALVILAVVLMIGRATHAATRNRVAVGVSIIVWAMLGLIHVLAGTPESWGERGEAGGALGAVLGGILERGFSAWLACPLLVLVIVYGALMATGITVRQGWDYLSDAVVSSIHADREDEEDDESQDPYAHVNTELERRATTTHRPAQGASRSRKPTPMEAYPLPEDDAPVQPGLFDAPASAPEPPAPSAADTDEFAAITPAGAPDDAVARSREAMRTAILARSGAARPASARAEKKKPAAPKPARTPAPAAEEQPVQHSPAGAGEETETDYDLPSTDLLIDGDPPKTRSAANDRMIEAISDVFAEFKIDAAVTGFSRGPTVTRYEVELGPGVKVSKITNLQSNLAYAAATDNVRLLTPIPGKSAVGIEVPNTDREIVRLADVLNAAETQANQDPMVIGLGKDIEGRFVSASVQKMPHLLVAGSTGSGKSAFVNSMLVSLLTRATPEQVRLILVDPKMVELTPYEGIPHLITPIITQPKKASAALQWLVEEMEQRYLDMKSARVRHIKDFNRKVRAGQVQAPAGSERVYRPYPFIVCVVDELADLMMTAPKEIEDSIVRITQKARAAGIHLVLATQRPSVDVVTGLIKTNVPSRLAFATSSLTDSRVILDQSGAEKLIGMGDALFIPQGAGKPQRLQGAFVTDEEIQRVVDAAKAQAEPDYAEGVTEERAQDSKKDIDEDIGKDMDDLLEAVELVVTSQLGSTSMLQRKLRIGFAKAGRLMDLMETRGVVGPSEGSKAREVLVKPEELDTIIWMIKGADPAEAPKEDDFGQPDAAQEDQDPQPGPSEAPTAVVRAQANPSQSAF, encoded by the coding sequence ATGTCTGCCACGAGTTCCCCCTCCCGGAAGAACCGACCGTCCAGCGCGCGCCCCGCGGGGTCATCCCGTGCGCGCTCGGGCGCGGCGAAGGCGGCGCATACCCGGGTGCTCAACGCCCAGGAGACGGCCGTCTACCCGGCTACCTCGGCGTTTCGGGCTGCGGGTTCCTCTCAGGAACGCACCGGCAGCGCGCTGCGCGCAGTGGGAAGTGGCATCGGCTCCCTATTCGGGGCAACCGCCTCCGGGTTTGCCAAGGTGACTCGGCGCTCGCCCCGGCATGACGAGCTCGCAGAAGACGCAGATCATTCGCCGGTAGCGCAGGCGGCCGAGCCGCGTCCGGCGCGCCGTCGTCGCGCTCGCGAGCAGCCAGAAGAGCAGCAGAAAGAACAGCCGGAGCAGCAGGCTGAAGGTAGCCAGTCGGGCACGGATTTTGTCTCCCAGCACTCGGATGGGCTGGGCCTGATCCTGCTGGGCGTGGCCGTTGTGCTGGCCGGGTCCGTGTGGTTCCACGTGGCGGGGCCGGTGGGCCGGGGCATCGCCACGGCCGTGCACGTCACCATCGGCGCCGGGGCATACATTGCTCCCATTGCGCTGGTGATCCTCGCCGTGGTGCTCATGATTGGCCGGGCGACGCACGCGGCGACCCGCAACCGCGTGGCTGTGGGCGTGAGCATCATCGTCTGGGCCATGCTTGGGCTGATCCACGTGCTGGCGGGCACCCCGGAGTCCTGGGGTGAGCGCGGTGAGGCAGGAGGTGCCCTGGGCGCGGTGCTGGGAGGCATCCTCGAGCGCGGCTTTAGCGCCTGGCTTGCCTGCCCCTTGCTCGTGTTGGTCATCGTCTACGGTGCGCTCATGGCGACGGGGATTACCGTGCGCCAGGGGTGGGACTACCTCTCTGACGCCGTCGTGTCGAGCATCCACGCGGACCGGGAAGACGAGGAGGACGACGAGTCTCAGGACCCTTACGCGCACGTGAACACCGAGCTGGAGCGGCGCGCAACCACGACGCATCGGCCGGCGCAGGGGGCGTCGAGAAGCAGGAAGCCCACCCCCATGGAGGCCTACCCGCTGCCCGAGGACGATGCCCCCGTCCAACCCGGGCTTTTCGACGCCCCCGCCTCCGCACCGGAGCCCCCCGCACCGTCTGCGGCGGACACCGATGAGTTCGCAGCCATCACCCCAGCAGGCGCGCCCGATGATGCGGTGGCGCGCAGCAGGGAGGCGATGCGCACCGCCATCCTCGCGCGCTCTGGTGCCGCCCGCCCCGCATCCGCGCGCGCGGAAAAGAAGAAGCCAGCCGCGCCCAAGCCCGCACGCACGCCTGCGCCCGCGGCCGAGGAACAGCCGGTGCAACATTCCCCGGCTGGTGCCGGCGAGGAGACCGAAACCGACTACGACCTGCCCTCGACCGACCTGCTCATCGACGGCGACCCGCCGAAGACGCGCTCGGCTGCGAACGACCGCATGATCGAGGCGATCAGCGACGTCTTCGCGGAGTTTAAAATCGACGCCGCCGTCACCGGCTTCTCCCGCGGGCCCACAGTCACCCGCTACGAGGTGGAACTGGGCCCCGGCGTCAAGGTGTCCAAGATCACCAACCTCCAGTCCAACCTCGCCTACGCGGCAGCAACCGACAACGTTCGGCTGCTCACGCCCATCCCGGGCAAGTCGGCAGTGGGCATTGAGGTCCCCAACACGGACCGGGAGATCGTGCGCCTGGCAGACGTGCTCAACGCTGCGGAAACGCAAGCCAACCAGGACCCCATGGTCATTGGCCTGGGCAAGGACATCGAGGGCCGCTTCGTGTCCGCCTCCGTGCAAAAGATGCCGCACCTGCTGGTCGCGGGATCGACGGGCTCCGGTAAGTCCGCGTTTGTGAACTCCATGCTCGTCTCCTTGCTCACCAGGGCGACCCCCGAGCAGGTTCGGCTCATCCTCGTCGACCCCAAGATGGTGGAATTGACCCCCTATGAGGGCATTCCGCACCTGATCACCCCGATTATCACCCAGCCGAAGAAGGCGTCTGCGGCGCTTCAGTGGCTCGTCGAAGAGATGGAGCAGCGCTACCTGGACATGAAGTCCGCGCGCGTGCGCCACATCAAAGACTTCAACAGGAAGGTGCGTGCAGGCCAGGTTCAGGCTCCTGCCGGATCCGAGCGGGTCTACCGGCCCTATCCGTTCATCGTGTGCGTGGTCGACGAGCTGGCCGACCTGATGATGACGGCCCCGAAGGAAATCGAGGACTCCATCGTCCGAATCACCCAGAAGGCCCGCGCAGCGGGCATCCACCTGGTGCTGGCTACGCAGCGGCCCTCGGTGGACGTGGTTACCGGCCTGATCAAGACCAACGTGCCCTCGCGGTTGGCCTTTGCCACCTCCTCGCTGACGGACTCACGGGTGATCCTGGATCAGTCGGGGGCAGAAAAGCTCATTGGTATGGGCGATGCCCTGTTCATCCCGCAGGGTGCTGGCAAGCCGCAGCGCCTCCAAGGGGCGTTTGTCACCGATGAGGAAATCCAGCGCGTGGTTGACGCCGCCAAGGCGCAGGCAGAACCGGACTACGCGGAAGGTGTGACGGAGGAACGGGCGCAGGACTCCAAGAAGGACATTGACGAGGACATCGGAAAGGACATGGATGACCTGCTCGAAGCCGTCGAGCTGGTGGTCACCTCACAGCTGGGCTCCACGTCGATGCTCCAGCGCAAGCTGCGCATCGGCTTTGCCAAGGCTGGTCGCCTGATGGACCTGATGGAAACGCGCGGCGTGGTTGGCCCCTCCGAGGGCTCCAAGGCGCGGGAGGTGCTGGTCAAGCCCGAAGAACTCGACACCATCATCTGGATGATCAAGGGTGCGGACCCCGCGGAGGCGCCCAAGGAGGATGACTTCGGTCAACCCGATGCCGCGCAGGAGGACCAGGACCCGCAACCGGGCCCCTCAGAGGCACCCACGGCGGTGGTGCGCGCCCAGGCCAACCCGAGCCAGTCCGCGTTTTAG
- a CDS encoding AMIN-like domain-containing (lipo)protein: MDTRRYIPVGVLLATALAACSPQPTPLDDAPSPTATTTVSAESSAATATATEHAQASAPAALAHDADTATAPPARPTDLIGPGERSHDEGSGAPDLTVTDVRTGSHGDFDRVVIEFAGTGTPGWFAEMTPNPTQQASGRPIAYEGTQAIVLSVYFVPYSGENGAEIPQPGQAAGPAGHITGVRFDSNFEANSQYVVGLDTARSYRVTTATNPTRVIVDVYQ, from the coding sequence ATGGATACCCGCCGCTACATACCAGTTGGTGTGCTGCTTGCCACGGCCCTCGCCGCCTGCTCTCCGCAGCCCACCCCGCTTGACGACGCCCCCTCCCCCACCGCCACCACGACCGTGTCCGCCGAGTCCTCCGCCGCCACCGCAACCGCAACCGAGCACGCCCAGGCGTCCGCCCCAGCCGCCCTCGCGCACGATGCTGACACCGCCACGGCCCCGCCCGCGCGCCCAACTGACCTCATCGGCCCCGGCGAGCGCAGTCACGACGAAGGCTCCGGCGCCCCGGATCTGACCGTCACGGACGTGCGCACCGGCTCCCACGGCGATTTCGACCGCGTGGTCATCGAGTTTGCCGGCACCGGCACCCCCGGCTGGTTCGCAGAAATGACCCCCAACCCCACCCAGCAGGCCTCGGGCCGGCCCATCGCCTACGAAGGCACCCAGGCCATCGTGCTAAGCGTGTACTTTGTGCCCTACAGCGGGGAAAACGGCGCGGAGATCCCGCAGCCCGGGCAAGCCGCCGGGCCCGCGGGACACATCACCGGGGTGCGTTTTGACTCCAACTTTGAGGCCAATTCCCAATACGTCGTCGGGTTAGACACAGCGCGCTCCTACCGGGTGACTACCGCGACCAACCCCACTCGGGTGATCGTGGACGTCTACCAGTAG
- a CDS encoding ribonuclease J gives MSDTRNRSRRVTRKAGTPASADEAAPVFQAPETAAGGARTGGAKDAETARSDSSSSASSRRSRNNKRGGSGSRSKNGRGQQGKNGGNANSRRNVVKSMQGADLTKRLPQPPKAPKNGLRIYALGGISEIGRNMTVFEYNNRILIVDCGVLFPSSGEPGVDLILPDFGPIEDKLDRVDALVITHGHEDHIGAIPWLLKLRPDIPILGSRFTLALIAAKCKEHRQRPKLIEVNEDSNENRGPFNLRFWHVGHSIPDCLGLAIKTGAGLVIHTGDIKLDQTPTDGRPTDLPALSRFGDEGVDLMLCDSTNATTPGVSGSEADIAPTLKRLISEARQRVILASFASNVYRVQAAVDAAVAAGRKVAFNGRSMLRNMEIAEKMGYLKAPRGTIIPMEEAAKMAPHKVLLITTGTQGEPMAALSRMARREHRQITVRDGDLIILSSSLVPGNEEAVFGVINMFAQIGATVVTGRDAKVHTSGHGYAGELLFLWNAARPRNAMPVHGEWRHLRANKQLAISTGVAEDRTVLAQNGVVVDLVDGRASVVGQIPVGTLYVDGVTMGDVDADVLADRTSLGEGGIIAITAVIDNRTGRLMESPTVQTKGFAEDDRAMVPEVRTLAETTMNDLAAEGENDPYRMVQQVRRKISRFVEQTWRREPMILPTVIPMTSDHDQTIPDDAVKAARESL, from the coding sequence ATGAGTGATACCCGTAACCGTTCCCGGAGGGTCACACGCAAAGCCGGAACACCCGCGTCCGCTGATGAGGCCGCGCCGGTTTTTCAGGCCCCGGAGACGGCTGCCGGTGGCGCCCGCACGGGGGGAGCGAAGGACGCAGAGACCGCACGCTCGGACTCTTCCTCCTCCGCCTCGTCACGCCGCTCGCGCAACAATAAGCGCGGCGGGTCAGGGTCGCGTTCCAAGAATGGCCGCGGCCAGCAGGGAAAGAATGGCGGAAACGCCAACAGTCGGCGCAACGTGGTCAAGTCCATGCAGGGTGCTGACCTGACCAAGCGCCTGCCACAGCCGCCGAAGGCGCCGAAGAATGGCCTGCGCATCTATGCGCTCGGCGGAATTTCTGAAATCGGCCGCAACATGACGGTCTTTGAGTACAACAACCGCATCCTCATCGTCGACTGCGGCGTGCTCTTCCCCTCCTCGGGGGAGCCGGGCGTGGACCTGATCCTCCCGGACTTTGGCCCCATCGAAGACAAGCTGGATCGCGTGGACGCGTTGGTGATTACCCACGGCCACGAGGACCACATCGGTGCCATCCCGTGGCTGCTCAAGCTGCGCCCGGATATCCCGATCCTGGGCTCGCGGTTCACCCTGGCGCTGATTGCGGCCAAGTGTAAGGAGCATCGCCAGCGGCCCAAGCTCATCGAGGTCAATGAGGATTCCAACGAGAATCGGGGCCCGTTCAACCTGCGCTTCTGGCACGTTGGGCACTCCATTCCGGACTGCCTGGGCCTGGCCATCAAGACGGGCGCCGGCCTGGTGATCCACACCGGCGACATCAAGCTGGATCAGACCCCCACCGATGGGCGCCCGACGGACCTTCCGGCCCTGTCGCGCTTTGGAGATGAGGGCGTGGACCTGATGCTGTGTGACTCCACCAACGCCACCACCCCGGGGGTGTCCGGCTCGGAGGCAGACATCGCCCCGACCCTTAAGCGGCTGATCTCTGAGGCGCGTCAGCGCGTCATCTTGGCGTCTTTCGCCTCCAACGTGTACCGCGTGCAGGCCGCGGTGGATGCCGCGGTGGCCGCCGGCCGCAAGGTGGCGTTCAACGGGCGTTCGATGCTGCGCAACATGGAGATCGCGGAAAAGATGGGCTACCTCAAGGCCCCGCGCGGCACCATCATCCCCATGGAGGAAGCCGCCAAGATGGCTCCGCACAAGGTGCTGCTCATCACCACCGGTACCCAGGGCGAGCCGATGGCCGCGCTGTCGCGGATGGCGCGGCGTGAGCACCGCCAGATCACCGTCCGTGACGGCGACCTGATCATCCTGTCCTCCTCGCTGGTGCCGGGCAATGAAGAGGCCGTCTTCGGCGTGATCAATATGTTCGCCCAGATCGGCGCCACGGTGGTTACCGGGCGTGATGCCAAGGTGCACACCTCCGGGCACGGCTACGCCGGGGAACTGCTGTTCCTGTGGAATGCTGCGCGTCCCCGCAACGCCATGCCGGTGCACGGCGAGTGGCGCCACCTGCGGGCTAACAAGCAGCTGGCCATCTCTACCGGGGTGGCGGAGGACCGCACGGTGCTGGCCCAAAACGGCGTGGTGGTGGACCTGGTTGATGGTCGCGCCAGCGTGGTGGGCCAGATTCCGGTGGGCACCCTCTACGTCGATGGCGTGACCATGGGCGACGTGGATGCGGACGTGCTGGCGGACCGGACCTCGTTGGGCGAGGGCGGCATCATCGCCATTACTGCCGTCATTGACAACCGGACCGGCCGGCTCATGGAGTCGCCGACGGTGCAGACCAAGGGCTTCGCCGAGGACGATCGCGCGATGGTCCCGGAGGTGCGGACCCTGGCTGAGACCACCATGAATGATCTTGCCGCGGAAGGCGAGAATGATCCTTACCGCATGGTTCAGCAGGTGCGCCGCAAGATCTCGCGCTTCGTTGAGCAGACGTGGCGTCGGGAGCCGATGATCCTGCCGACGGTCATCCCCATGACCTCGGATCATGATCAGACGATCCCCGATGATGCGGTCAAGGCCGCACGTGAATCGCTGTAG
- a CDS encoding TerC/Alx family metal homeostasis membrane protein yields the protein MTVPLWVWGVTIVVILGFFVFDFYSHVRTPHEPSIKESAWWSAFYIGIALAFGGLVYLVWDHTHGIEYFTGYVTEKALSVDNLFVFALIMGAFQIPRKYQQKVLLIGIVLALAFRLLFILLGAGIINAWSDVFYLFGLFLLFTAGKMLVDELRDAPPTDPQDMATIKIIRKVIPVTPELEGDHLITHRKGRHHFTPLMVALVAIGVIDVMFALDSIPAIYGITQEAYLVFTTNAFSLLGLRQLYFLLDGLLDRLVYLSYGLAVILGFIGLKLIAHALHNNHLPFINGGESVPVPEVGTEASLIVIVVVLTVTVLASLWKNKRDQAAGGVDTRVRAAD from the coding sequence ATGACTGTGCCGTTGTGGGTCTGGGGAGTCACCATCGTGGTGATCCTCGGATTTTTTGTGTTCGACTTCTACTCGCACGTGCGCACCCCGCACGAGCCGTCCATCAAGGAATCAGCCTGGTGGTCGGCGTTCTACATTGGCATCGCGCTCGCCTTCGGCGGCCTGGTCTACCTGGTGTGGGATCACACCCACGGCATTGAGTACTTCACCGGATACGTCACGGAAAAGGCGCTGTCCGTAGACAATCTCTTTGTCTTTGCCCTGATCATGGGGGCGTTTCAGATTCCGCGCAAGTACCAGCAAAAGGTGCTGCTGATCGGCATTGTGCTGGCGTTGGCGTTCCGGCTGCTGTTCATTTTGCTCGGCGCCGGAATCATTAACGCGTGGTCGGACGTGTTTTATCTGTTCGGGCTGTTCCTGCTGTTTACCGCGGGCAAGATGCTGGTGGATGAGCTGCGTGATGCCCCGCCGACGGACCCGCAGGACATGGCCACCATCAAGATTATTCGTAAGGTCATCCCGGTCACCCCTGAGCTGGAGGGCGATCACCTGATCACGCACCGCAAGGGCCGCCACCACTTCACCCCGCTGATGGTTGCCCTGGTGGCCATCGGCGTCATCGACGTCATGTTTGCCCTGGATTCCATCCCGGCAATCTATGGCATCACCCAGGAGGCGTACCTGGTCTTTACCACCAACGCCTTTTCTCTTCTGGGGTTGCGCCAGCTGTACTTCCTGCTGGATGGGCTGCTCGATCGGCTGGTCTACCTGTCCTACGGCCTTGCGGTCATCCTGGGATTCATTGGGCTCAAGCTGATCGCCCATGCCCTGCACAACAACCATCTGCCGTTTATCAACGGCGGCGAGTCCGTGCCAGTACCGGAGGTGGGGACAGAGGCGTCACTGATAGTCATTGTGGTCGTGCTTACCGTGACGGTGCTTGCCTCCCTGTGGAAGAACAAGCGGGACCAGGCTGCAGGTGGTGTTGATACGCGCGTGCGTGCCGCCGATTAG
- the dapB gene encoding 4-hydroxy-tetrahydrodipicolinate reductase, with product MTIKVAVLGAHGRVGSTMVQAVEQEEDLELVARVDADDDLSVLVDSGAQVVIDFTVPAAVMGNLEFCISHGIHAVVGTTGFDEQRLEQVRSWCGEHPEVGVLIAPNFAISAVLTMNFARQAARFFDSAEVVEFHHPNKLDAPSGTAIHTAQGIAAARKEAGLGAAPDATDQQLDGARGAVVDGIPVHAVRMQGMNAHEEVIFGAMGQTLIIRQDSYDRSSFVPGVLLGVREVGSHQGLTVGLDSFLGLE from the coding sequence ATGACCATTAAGGTTGCAGTGCTGGGAGCTCATGGCCGCGTTGGATCGACCATGGTGCAGGCGGTTGAGCAGGAGGAAGACCTGGAACTGGTGGCCCGCGTTGATGCGGACGATGACCTGTCGGTCCTGGTTGATTCGGGTGCCCAGGTGGTCATTGATTTCACCGTCCCCGCCGCGGTGATGGGCAACCTGGAGTTTTGCATTTCTCACGGCATTCACGCGGTGGTGGGCACGACGGGGTTTGATGAGCAGCGCCTGGAGCAGGTACGCAGCTGGTGTGGCGAGCACCCGGAGGTAGGCGTGCTCATCGCACCGAACTTTGCCATCTCGGCGGTGCTGACCATGAACTTTGCCCGCCAGGCCGCGCGCTTCTTTGATTCCGCCGAGGTGGTGGAGTTCCACCACCCGAACAAGCTGGATGCGCCGTCGGGCACGGCGATCCACACCGCCCAGGGCATTGCCGCGGCGCGCAAGGAGGCCGGCCTGGGTGCGGCGCCGGATGCCACGGACCAGCAGCTCGATGGCGCCCGCGGGGCAGTGGTGGACGGTATTCCCGTGCACGCGGTGCGCATGCAGGGCATGAACGCGCATGAGGAGGTCATTTTTGGGGCGATGGGCCAAACCTTGATCATCCGGCAGGACTCTTATGATCGCAGTTCTTTTGTGCCCGGGGTGCTCCTTGGCGTCCGGGAGGTGGGCTCGCACCAGGGCTTGACGGTGGGCCTGGATTCCTTCCTGGGGTTGGAGTAG
- the dapA gene encoding 4-hydroxy-tetrahydrodipicolinate synthase, which produces MSTGLTAKAGVEFFGTVCVAMVTPFDSAGELDLDAARRLASHLVDEGCDALVLSGTTGESPTTTLTEKVDLLTAVKQEVGQRAKIIAGAGTYDTRVSVANAQALAEAGADALLVVTPYYSKPTQEGVYQHFAAVAQATPLPVCLYDIPGRSGIPIATETIERLAQLPTIKALKDAKGDLAAATRLIEETGLAWYSGDDPLNLPWLSLGASGFISVIGHVAAGKLREMYDAFDAGDLVRARKINATLTPLVAAQARLGGASLAKAALRLQGIDVGDPRLPVVAPTPDQVERLREDMQKAGVL; this is translated from the coding sequence ATGAGCACAGGTTTGACTGCAAAAGCCGGAGTCGAGTTTTTCGGCACCGTCTGCGTCGCCATGGTCACCCCCTTTGATTCCGCTGGGGAGTTAGACCTCGACGCAGCGCGCCGCCTTGCCAGCCACCTGGTCGACGAGGGCTGCGATGCGCTGGTTCTTTCCGGAACCACCGGCGAGTCTCCGACGACCACGTTGACTGAGAAAGTCGACCTGCTCACGGCAGTAAAACAGGAGGTGGGCCAGCGCGCGAAGATCATCGCAGGCGCTGGAACCTATGACACCCGAGTCTCCGTGGCAAACGCCCAGGCTTTAGCCGAAGCAGGCGCGGACGCGCTCTTGGTGGTCACTCCCTATTACTCGAAGCCGACTCAAGAAGGCGTCTACCAGCACTTTGCTGCGGTTGCCCAGGCAACGCCGCTCCCGGTGTGCCTGTATGACATCCCCGGGCGTTCGGGGATTCCCATCGCCACCGAGACCATCGAGCGCTTGGCGCAGCTCCCCACGATCAAGGCGCTCAAAGACGCCAAGGGTGATCTCGCGGCGGCGACCAGGCTGATTGAAGAGACCGGGCTTGCCTGGTACTCCGGCGATGATCCGTTGAACCTGCCCTGGTTGTCCCTGGGCGCGTCCGGATTCATCTCCGTCATCGGCCACGTCGCGGCAGGTAAGTTGCGCGAGATGTATGACGCCTTCGACGCTGGCGACCTGGTTCGTGCCAGGAAGATCAACGCCACGCTGACCCCGCTGGTTGCCGCCCAGGCCCGCCTGGGCGGGGCCAGCCTTGCTAAAGCTGCCCTGCGCCTGCAGGGCATAGATGTGGGAGATCCTCGCCTGCCGGTCGTCGCACCGACGCCCGATCAGGTGGAGCGTCTCCGTGAAGATATGCAGAAAGCTGGAGTTCTATAA